The following nucleotide sequence is from Bos taurus isolate L1 Dominette 01449 registration number 42190680 breed Hereford chromosome 3, ARS-UCD2.0, whole genome shotgun sequence.
ggagtacgtcaaggctgtatattgtcaccctgcttatttaacttatatgcagagtacatcatgagaaacgctggactggaagaaacacaagctggaatcaagattgccaggagaaatcacaataacctcagatctgcagatgacaccacccttatgtcagaaagtgaagaggaactcaaaagcctcttgatgaaagtgaaagtggagagtgaaaaagttggcttaaagctcaatattcagaaaacgaagatcatggcatccggtcccaccacttcatgggaaatagatggggaaacagtggaaacagtgtcagactttatttttctgggctccaaaatcactacagatggtgactgcagccatgaaattaaaagacgcttactccttggaaggaaagttatgaccaacctagatagcatattcaaaagcagagacattactttgccaacaaaggtttgtctagtcaaggctttggtttttcctgtggtcatgtatggatgtgagagttggactgtgaagaaggctgagtgccgaagaattgatgcttttgaactgtggtgttggagaagacgctttagagtcccttggacggcaaggagatccaaccagtccattctgaaagagatcagccctgggatttccttggaaggaatgatgctaaagttgaaactccggtactttggccacctcatgcaaagagttgactcattggaaaagactctgatgctgggagggattgggagcaggagcagaaggggatgacagaggatgagatggctgtatggcatcactgaatcgatggacgtgagtctgagtgaactccgggagttggtgatggacagggaggcctggcgtgctgcgattcatggggtcgcaaagagtcggacatgacaaagcgactgatctgatctgatctgatctgaatgttagAAATAATAATGCCACAAAAGCAGGCAGGGATTAGGTGATAAATCCTTGCTAACAGGGAATTCTTGACATCATCCTCTATGGAAAGTAGAGTCACCGAAGGAATTTTCCATGGATTTTCTGATCATTAAAAAACTCATGCTCTTCACTCTATTAATATTGACTCAACTCCTTTGTTTAGACTACTTGAAATGCTTCATCAATTATTCAGTGTTATTATCTGCCTTGAAGAGAGTAAATAGATATAGCATTCAGGGTATAAATTTGGAGGCTATGATAGGATAATATTAAAATAGCATAAACATACATAGGAAGGAAACTCCATAATAAGCTTTCAATCTCAAACAAGGGAAGAACAGAACAACCCCAAGTAAAGGCAAAGCCATTTCAACATGTAGATTGAGCTGGGAGTGAAAGAATCAGGAAACAAAAAGGGGCACTAAAGTTTGTTGTAGAATGAAAGGGACCAAGGTTACCTGTTGTCTTCAGGAAAGGGAGAACTGATAACAGGAGGGGTAGAGAATAGATAGTTatcttttcttctattctttGAACTAAATAGCTTGGTTGCATCTTTGCTCTCATTAACTGATATATTTGTTTTTGAATGACTAATCTTTAtaggaatgaaataaaatgaaatttattctAGAAATGAATTATATTTTCATGTCTGCATGGCCTTCTTAGAGTATTACTCATGGCAGATAACCAGAATATCTTAACTTCTTTGAGTCCCATTCTTTTCATATGAAAActgtcatttaaataaaaaatatttgaaagcacATTTTACTTGGCACATAAAAGGCTTACAATTAACTGAACAGTTGTAAAAACTAGTTCTTTAATTAACAGGATATGAAGTCTGGACCATTGCTCTTCGAAGAGCTGATTTGAATTCCTTATTTCTTAGACTGTAAATCATTGGATTGAACAATGGAGTGAGGATTGTATAAGACACAGATATTAGGGCATCTTGACTTGAAGAGTAATTGGATTTGGGCCTTAAGTAGATGAAAGAGGCACAACCATAATGAACAGTTACCACAATGAGATGGGAGGCACAGGTAGAGAAGGCCTTGTATCttccaacagaggatgagatttttaGAATGGCAGAGATGATGCGGATGTAGGAGACCAGGATAAGTAACAGGGGAATAATCAAGGCAAATACACCAAGCATGAATATGACCAACTGACTGAGACGAGAGTAATGAGATGCCAGCTTGAGGACAGGAGAGATATCACAGAAGAAGTGATGGAGCTGATTGGAGGAGTGGAATGGCAGGTGAAATACTAGTGAGGTGGTGACCAGTGACACAGTGAAGCCACAGGCACAGGCAGCGGCCACTAGTCCCAAACACATCCCATAATCCATGAGCACTGTATAGCGCAAAGGGtcacagatggccacatagcgatcATAACCCATGGCTGCCAGCAGGAAAGAGTGAGAGCAAcctagaaagaggaaggaaaacatcTGGATAGCACAACCTAGAAAAGAAATGGTCTTCTTCTGGGCCAGCAGATCAACCAGCATCTTAGGTACAATGATGAAGGTATAACAAGTCTCAAAACAGGAGAGTACAgcaaggaagaagtacatgggggtgtggagggct
It contains:
- the OR10K1 gene encoding olfactory receptor family 10 subfamily K member 1 translates to MEWVNETLVREFVFLGFSSLAGLQQLLFAVFLVVYLFTLSTNAIIISTIVLDRALHTPMYFFLAVLSCFETCYTFIIVPKMLVDLLAQKKTISFLGCAIQMFSFLFLGCSHSFLLAAMGYDRYVAICDPLRYTVLMDYGMCLGLVAAACACGFTVSLVTTSLVFHLPFHSSNQLHHFFCDISPVLKLASHYSRLSQLVIFMLGVFALIIPLLLILVSYIRIISAILKISSSVGRYKAFSTCASHLIVVTVHYGCASFIYLRPKSNYSSSQDALISVSYTILTPLFNPMIYSLRNKEFKSALRRAMVQTSYPVN